A window from Candidatus Tectomicrobia bacterium encodes these proteins:
- a CDS encoding ABC transporter ATP-binding protein — MAIVETQDVIKLFGDVKAVDGVSLATRESEFLVMLGPSGCGKTTLLRMIAGLEQPSSGDIVIGGQVVTALPPRARKIAMVFQSYALYPHMTVAKNIAFPLKAQGMARDERQKRVERSASMLGIGHLLHRKPRELSGGERQRVALARALVREPAVFLLDEPLSNLDAKLRTSARDELQQFQRQVATTTIYVTHDQVEAMGLGHRIAVMSGGKVRQLGTPQEVYHDPADTFVAAFLGSPPMNLIETPGYILGFRPENFLPKEVFGANGALLNIPCRVTRLEYLGSDRLVYGTTEGKFEGHRVISKLPSNISAPIQTGERHEFATPEGDLKFFDPRTGLKAAPRAL; from the coding sequence ATGGCTATCGTTGAAACGCAGGACGTCATCAAACTTTTCGGCGACGTGAAAGCCGTGGACGGCGTGAGCCTCGCGACCCGCGAGAGCGAGTTCCTCGTCATGCTCGGCCCCTCGGGCTGCGGAAAGACGACTCTCCTCCGCATGATCGCCGGGCTCGAGCAGCCCAGCTCGGGCGACATCGTCATCGGAGGGCAGGTCGTCACCGCCCTCCCCCCCCGCGCCCGGAAGATCGCCATGGTCTTCCAGAGCTACGCGCTCTATCCCCACATGACCGTCGCCAAGAACATCGCCTTCCCCCTGAAGGCGCAGGGCATGGCGAGGGATGAGCGGCAGAAGCGCGTGGAGCGCTCCGCCTCGATGCTCGGCATCGGCCACCTGCTGCACCGCAAGCCCCGCGAGCTCTCGGGCGGGGAGCGCCAGCGGGTGGCCCTCGCCCGGGCCCTGGTCCGGGAGCCGGCCGTCTTCCTCCTGGACGAGCCGCTCTCCAACCTCGACGCCAAGCTCAGGACCTCGGCCCGCGACGAGCTGCAGCAGTTCCAGCGCCAGGTGGCCACCACCACCATCTACGTCACCCACGATCAGGTGGAAGCCATGGGGCTGGGCCACCGCATCGCCGTGATGAGCGGCGGCAAGGTGCGCCAGCTCGGCACCCCCCAGGAGGTCTACCACGACCCGGCCGACACCTTCGTGGCCGCCTTCCTGGGCTCGCCCCCCATGAACCTCATCGAGACGCCGGGCTACATCCTGGGCTTCCGGCCCGAGAATTTCCTGCCGAAGGAGGTCTTCGGCGCGAACGGGGCACTCCTGAACATCCCCTGCCGCGTCACGAGGCTCGAGTACCTGGGCTCGGACCGGCTGGTCTACGGCACGACGGAGGGGAAGTTCGAGGGTCACCGCGTCATCTCCAAGCTCCCCTCCAACATCTCGGCGCCCATCCAGACCGGCGAGCGGCACGAGTTCGCCACGCCCGAGGGAGACCTCAAGTTCTTCGATCCCCGCACCGGCCTGAAGGCCGCGCCGCGGGCCCTGTGA
- a CDS encoding polysaccharide deacetylase, giving the protein MQKIRWKNGARCAVCLTFDVDGESLWIARDPSLAHRPIHASMGAYGPKVGVPRILALLKKYGLPGTFYVPSWTAERWPKMTESILRADHEIGHHGHLHEKPYLLADREREEELLVKALEILERFMGRRPVGSRTPSCDPSAHTMELLKKHGLMYHSNLMDDDWPYYHPCGLIELPTKWSLDDFIFFGYSGNPPFGHGIRDAESVYSIWVEEFEGTYEEGGYINFMCHPQAIGQRHRMRMLERLVRHMLDKGDVWFASQAEVARHWAGQSKPAARPAAKPGKPRKKR; this is encoded by the coding sequence ATGCAAAAGATCCGCTGGAAGAACGGGGCCCGGTGCGCCGTGTGCCTCACCTTCGACGTGGACGGCGAGAGCCTCTGGATCGCGCGCGACCCCTCCCTGGCGCACCGCCCGATCCACGCCTCGATGGGGGCGTACGGGCCCAAGGTAGGGGTGCCCCGCATCCTCGCCCTGCTGAAGAAATACGGCCTCCCCGGCACCTTCTACGTGCCGAGCTGGACGGCGGAGCGCTGGCCGAAGATGACGGAGTCCATCCTCCGCGCCGATCACGAGATCGGCCACCACGGCCACCTGCACGAGAAGCCCTACCTCCTCGCCGACCGGGAGCGGGAAGAGGAGCTGCTGGTGAAGGCCCTGGAGATCCTTGAGCGCTTCATGGGCCGCAGGCCCGTGGGCTCGCGCACCCCCTCCTGCGACCCCAGCGCCCACACCATGGAGCTGCTCAAGAAGCACGGCCTCATGTACCACTCGAACCTGATGGACGACGACTGGCCCTATTACCATCCTTGCGGCCTCATCGAGCTTCCCACCAAATGGTCCCTCGACGACTTCATCTTCTTCGGCTACAGCGGCAACCCGCCCTTCGGGCACGGCATCCGGGACGCCGAGTCGGTCTATTCCATCTGGGTGGAGGAGTTCGAGGGGACCTACGAGGAGGGCGGCTACATCAACTTCATGTGCCATCCCCAGGCCATCGGGCAGCGCCACCGGATGCGGATGCTGGAGCGCCTCGTGCGCCACATGCTGGACAAGGGGGACGTCTGGTTCGCCTCCCAGGCCGAGGTGGCGCGGCACTGGGCGGGCCAGTCCAAGCCGGCCGCCCGGCCCGCGGCGAAGCCCGGAAAACCGCGCAAGAAACGGTAG
- a CDS encoding Na+-dependent transporter, with protein sequence MTMEVLGRFVLAAPVAVLSWLGRQGTRAVAALVVIGIATPSIGSFLKPFVTEAVFALLCIAFLRVDAAAFRIYVGRPAIVLAATAWTSLAIPILFGTGYLALGLKDRSPDLFLALVLQAIAPPLMAAPAFAAMMGLDATLVLCAMVASTALLPLTAILFAHVFMGPALTLSPLALGFKLFAILAGSALVGFTMRRIAGLPAIERHEDGIDGLNILVLFVFIVPVMEGVAPRFLGAPMFTIGIAALAFAVFFVVLCLTALLFASTGGERALTLGFMAAQRNVGLMLAAAGGALPDLAWLYFAFAYFPIYLSPLLLQPLVRRLK encoded by the coding sequence ATGACCATGGAAGTCCTTGGCAGGTTCGTTCTTGCCGCGCCCGTGGCGGTTTTGTCGTGGCTCGGCCGGCAAGGTACGCGCGCCGTCGCCGCGCTCGTCGTCATCGGCATCGCCACGCCATCGATCGGCTCCTTTCTCAAGCCGTTCGTCACCGAGGCGGTTTTCGCGCTGTTGTGCATTGCCTTCCTTCGCGTGGACGCCGCCGCGTTTCGAATCTACGTAGGACGCCCCGCGATCGTGCTCGCGGCAACGGCATGGACATCCTTGGCGATCCCAATCTTGTTTGGCACCGGCTATCTGGCGCTCGGCCTCAAAGATCGGTCGCCCGATCTCTTCCTCGCCCTCGTGCTGCAGGCGATTGCCCCGCCCCTGATGGCGGCCCCGGCGTTCGCCGCCATGATGGGGCTGGATGCCACGCTTGTGCTCTGTGCCATGGTAGCGAGCACGGCGCTGTTGCCTCTTACGGCGATCTTGTTCGCCCATGTCTTCATGGGGCCCGCGCTCACACTCTCTCCATTGGCACTCGGGTTTAAGTTGTTCGCGATCCTCGCGGGCTCCGCTCTTGTCGGCTTCACCATGCGCCGGATCGCGGGTCTCCCCGCCATCGAGCGGCATGAGGATGGGATCGACGGCTTGAACATTCTCGTCCTTTTCGTCTTCATCGTACCCGTCATGGAAGGAGTCGCCCCCCGCTTTCTCGGCGCGCCCATGTTCACAATCGGCATCGCCGCGCTCGCCTTCGCGGTGTTCTTTGTGGTGCTTTGCCTGACCGCCCTCCTCTTCGCGTCCACGGGCGGGGAGCGCGCCCTTACCCTCGGGTTCATGGCCGCGCAGCGCAACGTGGGGCTGATGCTGGCGGCGGCCGGCGGGGCCTTGCCCGACCTCGCTTGGCTCTATTTCGCCTTTGCCTACTTCCCCATCTATCTATCGCCCCTGCTGCTTCAGCCGCTTGTGCGCCGGCTAAAGTAA
- a CDS encoding extracellular solute-binding protein — MASRNVSRRQLLKAAGAAAAATGIGANIIIPGRARAASKKLRILQWVHFVPPYDTWFNKKFAVEWGKKNDTEVTVDNIGVAGINARAAAEVSAQKGHDLFLFNWPPPTFEEQTVDLKDVYTELEGKAGKPIDLAVKSTYNPKTKKYFAFSPSFTPDPVNYRQDLFGKVGMPNGPKTWDDVRKAGARLKKEHNNPIGIGLANEIDTGMAMRTIMYAFGAHEQDANGNLTLNSKNTLEALKFVKALYQEAMTAEVFTWDAASNNRAMIAGKVSLALNAISITRTAEKDRPEISKLIQLTKALQGPTRAIGLEHVMQCYVVWKFAQNIDGAKKFLVDYTTGFRDAFVAGEFYDFPCFPKTVPDLTKLISNDPKAHPPDKYKVLDDVLNWATNVGYPGYSTAAIDELFGTWVLNVMFAKTAAGKATPEQALKEADAAAKRIFAKWKQKGLI; from the coding sequence ATGGCAAGCCGAAATGTCAGCAGGCGGCAGTTGCTCAAGGCGGCGGGCGCCGCGGCGGCCGCGACCGGCATCGGGGCGAACATCATCATCCCGGGGCGGGCGCGTGCGGCGTCGAAGAAGCTCCGGATCCTGCAGTGGGTCCACTTCGTGCCCCCCTACGACACATGGTTCAACAAGAAGTTCGCCGTGGAGTGGGGGAAGAAGAACGACACCGAGGTGACGGTGGACAACATCGGCGTCGCGGGCATCAACGCCCGGGCCGCCGCCGAGGTCTCGGCCCAGAAGGGCCACGACCTGTTCCTCTTCAACTGGCCGCCCCCGACCTTCGAGGAGCAGACCGTCGACCTCAAGGACGTCTACACCGAGCTCGAGGGGAAGGCCGGGAAACCCATCGACCTGGCGGTCAAGAGCACCTACAACCCCAAGACCAAGAAGTACTTCGCTTTCTCGCCGTCCTTCACCCCCGACCCGGTGAACTACCGGCAGGACCTGTTCGGGAAGGTCGGCATGCCCAACGGCCCCAAGACCTGGGACGACGTTCGCAAGGCCGGCGCCCGGCTCAAGAAGGAGCACAACAACCCGATCGGCATCGGCCTCGCCAACGAGATCGACACCGGCATGGCCATGCGCACCATCATGTACGCCTTCGGCGCCCACGAGCAGGACGCGAACGGCAACCTCACCCTCAACTCCAAGAACACGCTCGAAGCCCTCAAGTTCGTCAAGGCGCTCTACCAGGAGGCCATGACGGCCGAGGTGTTCACCTGGGACGCCGCCTCCAACAACCGGGCCATGATCGCGGGCAAGGTTTCGCTGGCCCTCAACGCCATCTCCATCACCCGGACGGCGGAGAAAGACCGCCCCGAGATCTCGAAGCTCATCCAGCTCACCAAGGCCCTCCAGGGGCCGACGCGGGCCATCGGGCTCGAGCACGTCATGCAGTGCTACGTCGTGTGGAAGTTCGCCCAGAACATCGACGGCGCCAAGAAGTTCCTCGTCGACTACACGACCGGCTTCCGGGACGCCTTCGTGGCGGGCGAGTTCTACGACTTCCCCTGCTTCCCCAAGACGGTGCCCGACCTCACGAAGCTCATCTCGAACGATCCCAAGGCCCACCCGCCCGACAAGTACAAGGTGCTCGACGACGTGCTCAACTGGGCCACGAACGTGGGCTACCCGGGCTACTCCACCGCCGCCATCGACGAGCTCTTCGGCACCTGGGTCCTCAACGTCATGTTCGCGAAGACCGCCGCCGGCAAGGCCACGCCCGAGCAGGCGCTCAAGGAGGCGGACGCCGCCGCCAAGCGAATCTTCGCCAAGTGGAAGCAGAAGGGTCTCATCTGA
- a CDS encoding sugar ABC transporter permease has translation MIGPAVLFIVLVVGIPFLLALFYSVSDISMGDRTMRFVGLRNFIAIWGTTNFQTAIWNTFVFAIVSQILVIVLGTALALALLRDFRGKWLIRFLLLLPWVAPISLGTIGWLWIFDSTYSVLNWTLETLRFISPNDWYMWLGIPHLAMGSVIAVHVWRILPLATVILLAGLSSIPHDIHDAARVDGAGYWRHLFEITVPLIRPIMLVAGLFGLVFAFTDMIVIFVLTRGGPYDTTQVLATLAFFTGIQGGDIAEGAAIALFLFPMLLAVAIGFLRVARRTEVV, from the coding sequence ATGATCGGCCCGGCGGTGCTCTTCATCGTCCTGGTGGTGGGCATCCCCTTCCTCCTGGCCCTCTTCTACAGCGTCAGCGACATCTCGATGGGCGACCGCACGATGCGTTTCGTGGGGCTCCGCAACTTCATCGCCATCTGGGGCACCACGAACTTCCAGACGGCCATCTGGAACACCTTCGTCTTCGCCATCGTCTCCCAGATCCTCGTCATCGTGCTGGGCACCGCCCTGGCGCTGGCGCTGCTGCGCGACTTCCGGGGGAAGTGGCTCATCCGCTTCCTCCTCCTCCTCCCCTGGGTGGCCCCCATCTCGCTCGGCACCATCGGGTGGCTCTGGATCTTCGACTCGACCTACAGCGTCCTCAACTGGACCCTGGAGACCCTCCGCTTCATCTCCCCCAACGACTGGTACATGTGGCTCGGCATCCCCCACCTGGCCATGGGCTCGGTCATCGCCGTGCACGTCTGGCGCATCCTGCCCTTGGCCACCGTCATCCTCCTGGCCGGGCTGAGCTCCATCCCGCACGACATCCACGACGCCGCCCGGGTGGACGGGGCCGGCTACTGGCGCCACCTGTTCGAGATCACCGTCCCCCTCATCCGGCCCATCATGCTGGTGGCTGGGCTCTTCGGGCTCGTGTTCGCCTTCACCGACATGATCGTGATCTTCGTCCTGACCCGGGGCGGCCCCTACGACACCACCCAGGTGCTGGCGACCCTGGCCTTCTTCACCGGCATCCAGGGAGGGGACATCGCCGAGGGCGCCGCGATCGCGCTCTTCCTGTTCCCCATGCTGCTGGCCGTGGCCATCGGGTTCCTGCGGGTGGCGCGGCGCACGGAGGTGGTCTGA
- a CDS encoding Zn-dependent hydrolase produces the protein MPLIIDPGRLRRSLEEMARIGATPGGGVHRPTLTDADREARDLFAAWCREAGLAVTVDEMGNMFARRPGADDSAPPAMMGSHLDSVPYGGRFDGSLGVLAALEVVRSLSDRGIRTRRPVEVVNWTNEEGPRFPPSMLGSGAFCGKYGVEWAYGLRDGEGKRFGEELARIGYRGPAPCRPRPVGCYLELHIEQGPVLEKEGVQIGAVEGIVGITWLRAAMKGERDHAGPTPMSMRRDALVGAARAVAAIREVPGKLHPDMVATVGEMSVSPNAINVIPERAAFSVDFRHSDEVLVQRAREMVIEAIEAAARGEGLEVSVEEVSRSTALPFHPEAVGAVAGACREAGYTCRRMWSAAGHDARYLAELGPAAMIFIPCAGGKSHTELEDASWEDVARGGDVLARALITLAGRAA, from the coding sequence ATCCCCTTGATCATCGACCCCGGCCGTCTCCGGCGGAGCCTTGAGGAGATGGCCCGCATCGGCGCCACCCCCGGCGGCGGGGTCCACCGCCCGACCCTCACCGACGCGGACCGCGAGGCGCGCGATCTTTTCGCGGCCTGGTGCCGCGAGGCGGGACTCGCGGTGACGGTGGACGAGATGGGCAACATGTTCGCCCGCCGCCCCGGCGCGGACGATTCCGCCCCGCCCGCCATGATGGGGAGCCACCTGGATTCCGTCCCCTACGGGGGCCGCTTCGACGGCTCGCTCGGCGTCCTCGCCGCCCTGGAGGTGGTGCGCAGCCTCAGCGACAGGGGCATCCGCACGCGCCGGCCGGTGGAAGTGGTGAACTGGACCAACGAGGAAGGCCCTCGCTTCCCGCCCTCGATGCTGGGCAGCGGCGCGTTCTGCGGGAAGTACGGCGTCGAGTGGGCCTACGGCCTCCGGGACGGCGAAGGCAAGCGCTTCGGCGAGGAGCTGGCGCGCATCGGCTACCGGGGACCGGCGCCCTGCCGGCCCCGCCCGGTGGGGTGCTACCTGGAGCTCCACATCGAGCAGGGCCCCGTTCTGGAGAAGGAAGGCGTCCAGATAGGGGCGGTGGAGGGGATTGTCGGGATCACCTGGCTGCGCGCCGCGATGAAAGGCGAGCGCGACCACGCCGGGCCCACGCCCATGTCCATGCGGCGGGACGCCCTCGTGGGGGCGGCCCGCGCCGTCGCGGCCATCCGGGAGGTCCCCGGCAAGCTCCATCCCGACATGGTGGCCACGGTCGGGGAGATGTCCGTCTCCCCCAACGCCATCAACGTCATTCCCGAGCGCGCCGCCTTCTCGGTGGACTTCCGCCACAGCGACGAGGTTCTCGTCCAGCGTGCCCGGGAGATGGTGATCGAGGCCATCGAGGCCGCCGCGCGGGGGGAGGGCCTGGAGGTCTCGGTGGAGGAGGTGAGCCGCTCCACCGCCTTGCCCTTCCATCCCGAGGCGGTGGGGGCGGTGGCGGGCGCCTGCCGCGAGGCGGGCTACACCTGCCGCCGCATGTGGAGCGCGGCCGGCCACGACGCGCGCTACCTGGCGGAGCTGGGGCCGGCGGCCATGATCTTCATCCCCTGCGCGGGCGGGAAGAGCCATACGGAGCTCGAGGATGCATCGTGGGAGGACGTGGCGCGGGGGGGCGACGTCCTCGCCCGCGCGCTCATCACACTGGCCGGGAGGGCCGCATAG
- the glnE gene encoding bifunctional [glutamate--ammonia ligase]-adenylyl-L-tyrosine phosphorylase/[glutamate--ammonia-ligase] adenylyltransferase, with protein sequence MTVAIQDHPGVEHIERLLAGGAPSPMAADLLDSIGVIDPARACRNLQSLALHPAFPRNDRDFLVQLLAALSETFEPERALSNFERIMATREDPDALLRLLRRYPERRAALFTLAGGSQFLTDTVLRHPEFLDWLLRPSALQGERSESRMEAELWRWVQRLRTQPNGPSNALRRFRQREYLRIGLRDLMRLADMPQTVLALSHLADATLEAAVRVARAELEARYGKPLYRSKEGRSLPCEFAVIALGKLGGLELNFSSDIDLIFIYSSDEGGTRGATGRDHISNHEFHARLARRVIALMAENTEEGHVFRVDTRLRPEGDQGALAYSLRSCEVYYESWGETWERQALIKARLAAGSAALGKAFLDMIRPFIYRRTLDLSALDEIGHIKDRINAQIAASGRKASNIKLGEGGIREIEFIVQSFQLIYGGKEKFLRTPSTLEALSVIQALGLLPMDDCAALSSAYIFLRDIEHRVQMTQGLQTHDLPADAHALTVLARKMGFHRTGGMSERTGFLAALQNHQDQVSRVFQNLFRKGDSEEAGRPAEEEAPAAAETLEDSLAPADLAPYNFADPESASARLRLLRNGEPFERVSARAKRLFDNLLPRLLFLTLDLPDPDQAVVNLSRFVERSGGREGAFTLLSEQENVLEALLRLFGSSDYLSESLLSQPGLLDSLFQAEALTSSKAAGTLQKELSAEALKGSDAAQRFARLCAAKRGEELAIGLRSILGEADIFQTMSDLTSLAEAVLAVGLRVAEEEVRGLHGSPIEAETGQPAGFSIIGLGKLGSREMNFGSDLDLVFVYSGPGGTDGKINGKGAAWGSASNHQFFLRLATALRDGLSAPASGERAYEIDLRLRPEGQKGAIAVPLQTFEDYFRDRAELWERQALCRARPVAGSPALSRRFMGLAAEFVYERPLPPNLAAGIDHVRLRMERELTHEAEGEIDLKLGHGGLTDIEFLVQYLLISHGREKPAIRRPETAEALRALRAAGLLNEEDADTLLDTYRFLRQVENRLRIARAQPLHTFPATPEGMEMLARRLGYSDDEEGSSRAKLLADYERHTQRVRAIYRERLGLKKRA encoded by the coding sequence ATGACCGTGGCCATCCAGGACCACCCCGGCGTCGAGCACATCGAGAGGCTGCTCGCTGGGGGGGCGCCGTCTCCGATGGCCGCCGATCTCCTGGACTCCATCGGCGTAATCGATCCGGCCCGTGCCTGCCGTAACCTCCAGTCGCTGGCGCTTCACCCGGCCTTCCCGCGCAATGATCGGGACTTCCTCGTCCAGCTTCTCGCGGCCCTGAGCGAAACCTTCGAGCCGGAACGAGCGCTCTCCAACTTCGAGCGGATCATGGCGACCCGGGAGGACCCGGACGCCCTCCTCCGCCTGCTCCGCCGCTATCCCGAGCGCCGCGCCGCCCTCTTCACCCTCGCGGGAGGGAGCCAGTTCCTCACCGATACGGTCCTGCGGCATCCGGAATTCCTCGACTGGCTCCTCCGCCCCTCCGCCCTCCAGGGGGAGCGGAGCGAATCGCGCATGGAGGCCGAGCTTTGGCGCTGGGTCCAGCGGCTGCGGACCCAGCCGAACGGCCCCTCGAACGCCCTCCGGCGCTTCCGGCAGCGGGAGTACCTGCGGATCGGCCTGCGGGACCTGATGCGGCTGGCGGACATGCCGCAGACGGTGCTCGCGCTCTCTCACTTGGCCGACGCCACCCTGGAGGCGGCGGTCCGCGTCGCCCGGGCCGAGCTCGAGGCCCGCTACGGGAAGCCTCTCTACCGGAGCAAGGAGGGACGTTCGCTCCCGTGCGAGTTCGCCGTCATCGCGCTCGGCAAGCTGGGCGGCCTCGAGCTCAATTTCAGCTCCGACATCGACCTCATCTTCATCTACTCGTCCGACGAAGGGGGCACCCGCGGCGCAACCGGCCGGGACCACATCTCGAACCATGAGTTCCACGCCCGCCTCGCGCGCCGGGTGATCGCCCTCATGGCCGAGAATACGGAGGAGGGGCACGTCTTCCGCGTGGATACCCGCCTCCGCCCCGAGGGCGATCAGGGAGCCCTGGCCTATTCCTTGCGAAGCTGCGAGGTTTACTACGAATCCTGGGGGGAGACATGGGAGCGCCAGGCCCTCATCAAGGCGCGCCTGGCCGCCGGCTCCGCCGCCCTCGGCAAGGCCTTCCTCGACATGATCCGGCCCTTCATCTACCGCCGGACCCTGGACCTCAGCGCCCTCGACGAGATCGGCCACATCAAGGATCGCATCAACGCCCAGATCGCCGCCAGCGGCCGGAAAGCCTCCAACATCAAGCTCGGCGAGGGCGGCATCCGGGAGATTGAGTTCATCGTCCAGTCCTTCCAACTCATCTACGGCGGCAAGGAGAAGTTCCTGCGCACCCCCAGCACGCTGGAGGCCCTGTCGGTCATCCAGGCCCTGGGCCTCCTTCCGATGGACGACTGCGCCGCCCTCTCCTCGGCCTACATTTTCCTGCGGGACATTGAGCATCGCGTCCAGATGACCCAAGGGCTCCAGACACACGACCTGCCCGCCGACGCCCATGCCCTCACCGTGCTCGCCCGCAAGATGGGATTCCACCGGACCGGCGGCATGAGCGAGCGCACTGGTTTCCTCGCCGCCCTCCAGAACCATCAGGATCAGGTCTCCCGCGTCTTCCAGAACCTCTTCCGCAAGGGCGACTCCGAGGAAGCCGGACGGCCGGCGGAGGAGGAGGCCCCCGCCGCCGCCGAGACCCTGGAGGATTCCCTCGCGCCCGCAGACCTGGCCCCCTACAATTTCGCCGATCCGGAGAGTGCCAGCGCCCGCCTGCGCCTCCTGCGGAACGGCGAGCCGTTCGAGCGCGTGAGCGCCCGGGCGAAGCGCCTCTTCGACAACCTCCTGCCCCGCCTCCTCTTCCTGACCCTCGATCTCCCGGATCCGGACCAGGCGGTGGTGAACCTCAGCCGTTTCGTGGAGCGAAGCGGCGGACGCGAAGGCGCCTTCACGCTGCTGAGCGAGCAAGAGAACGTCCTCGAGGCGCTTCTCCGGCTGTTCGGCTCGAGCGATTATCTCTCCGAGAGCCTCCTCTCCCAGCCGGGCCTCCTCGACTCCCTCTTCCAGGCCGAGGCGCTCACCTCCTCGAAGGCTGCCGGGACCCTCCAGAAAGAGCTTTCCGCGGAGGCGCTCAAGGGCTCGGACGCCGCCCAGCGCTTCGCCCGCCTCTGCGCGGCCAAGCGCGGCGAAGAGCTGGCCATCGGCCTGCGGAGCATCCTGGGGGAAGCAGATATCTTCCAGACCATGAGCGACCTGACCTCGCTGGCCGAGGCCGTCCTCGCGGTGGGGCTCCGAGTCGCCGAGGAGGAGGTGCGGGGCCTCCACGGAAGCCCCATCGAGGCGGAAACGGGCCAGCCGGCCGGCTTCTCCATCATCGGGCTGGGGAAGCTGGGCAGCCGGGAGATGAACTTCGGCTCCGACCTCGATCTCGTCTTCGTCTACAGCGGACCGGGCGGAACGGACGGAAAAATCAACGGAAAGGGCGCGGCCTGGGGGAGCGCCTCCAACCACCAGTTCTTCCTGCGGCTCGCCACCGCCCTGCGCGACGGGCTTTCGGCGCCGGCCTCGGGGGAGCGGGCCTACGAAATCGATTTGCGGCTCCGCCCCGAGGGCCAGAAAGGCGCCATCGCCGTTCCCCTCCAGACCTTCGAGGACTATTTTCGCGATCGCGCGGAGCTCTGGGAGCGGCAGGCGCTCTGCCGCGCCCGGCCCGTCGCCGGCTCCCCCGCCCTCTCCCGCCGCTTCATGGGGCTGGCGGCCGAATTCGTGTACGAGCGGCCTCTCCCGCCCAACCTCGCGGCCGGGATAGACCACGTGCGGCTCCGCATGGAGCGGGAGCTGACCCACGAGGCCGAAGGCGAGATCGACCTCAAGCTGGGCCACGGCGGGCTGACGGACATCGAGTTCCTCGTCCAGTACCTGTTGATCTCCCACGGCCGGGAAAAGCCCGCCATCCGCCGTCCCGAGACCGCCGAGGCCTTGCGCGCCCTGCGGGCCGCGGGCCTGCTGAACGAGGAGGACGCGGACACCCTGCTGGACACATACCGCTTCCTCCGGCAGGTGGAGAACCGGCTGCGCATCGCCCGGGCCCAGCCCCTGCACACTTTCCCCGCCACCCCGGAGGGAATGGAGATGCTCGCCCGCCGGCTGGGCTACTCCGACGACGAGGAGGGAAGCTCCCGCGCCAAGCTCCTCGCCGACTACGAGCGGCACACCCAGCGCGTGCGGGCCATCTACCGGGAGCGGCTCGGCTTGAAGAAGCGCGCCTGA
- a CDS encoding carbohydrate ABC transporter permease yields MAAAEKTLRGRAARGGHYGVIALFTIFSAFPFYWMLITTFKSTPDLLKRGNNPFILNEAPTLEHLKVLFYDTLYGQWLWNTFFVGAIVVAITLVLAVPAGYALARMMGPAGEKLGIAIFLTYLVPPTLLFIPMSRIIGDLGLQDSLWSLVLVYPSFTIPFSTWLLMGFFKAIPKDLEEAAMIDGLSRFGAFVKVVIPISVAGILTTVIFTLTLVMQEFVYAVTFITAARNFTVSVGVPTFLVHGDVYFWGSLMAGCFISSVPVALLYNFFVDRFIAGFTMGAVKG; encoded by the coding sequence ATGGCCGCGGCGGAGAAGACACTCAGGGGCCGGGCGGCGCGGGGGGGGCACTACGGCGTCATCGCCCTCTTCACCATTTTCAGCGCGTTCCCGTTCTACTGGATGCTGATCACCACCTTCAAGAGCACCCCCGACCTCCTCAAGCGGGGGAACAATCCCTTCATCCTGAACGAGGCGCCCACCCTCGAGCACCTGAAGGTGCTCTTCTACGACACCCTCTACGGCCAGTGGCTGTGGAACACGTTCTTCGTGGGAGCGATCGTGGTGGCCATCACCCTGGTCCTGGCCGTCCCGGCCGGGTACGCCCTGGCGCGGATGATGGGCCCGGCCGGCGAGAAGCTGGGCATCGCGATCTTCCTGACCTATCTCGTGCCCCCCACCCTGCTCTTCATCCCGATGTCGCGAATCATCGGCGACCTGGGGCTCCAGGATTCGCTCTGGTCCCTGGTGCTGGTCTACCCCTCCTTCACCATCCCCTTCTCCACCTGGCTGCTGATGGGCTTCTTCAAGGCCATCCCCAAGGACCTGGAAGAAGCCGCCATGATCGACGGCCTGAGCCGCTTCGGCGCCTTCGTGAAGGTGGTCATCCCCATCTCGGTGGCGGGCATCCTGACGACCGTCATCTTCACCTTGACCCTCGTCATGCAGGAGTTCGTCTACGCCGTCACCTTCATCACCGCGGCCCGGAACTTCACCGTGAGCGTGGGGGTGCCCACCTTCCTGGTGCACGGGGACGTCTACTTCTGGGGCTCCCTGATGGCCGGGTGCTTCATCTCGAGCGTCCCCGTCGCCCTCCTCTACAACTTCTTCGTGGACCGCTTCATCGCCGGCTTCACCATGGGGGCGGTGAAGGGGTGA